CAGGGATGTCGTCGATATGGATCGCCGAACCCGACAGCCAGTTGCCGCCCAGATTCGCTTGCAGGAATTCCTTCGACCAGGCGCTGAAGCCCGTCGGTTCGGTGCCCGGCACCGCGCCGGCCCAAGAGCCGCTGGACATGATCGACCAGTATCCGACCGCTTCGCCTTGTCCCGAATAGATCGTGTCGTATTCGTCCGGAAGCCCGAGATCGTGGCCGTACTCGTGCGCGAAGACGCCCGCCGCGCCGTCCGCCGGCTGAATCGTGTAGTCGTACGCGCCCATCAAGCCGCCCCAATACGGCACGCTCGCCGTCGTGCCCGGCAGCGTCGCCACGCCGCCCAGGTTCGAGCGATGCGACCAGACGGCGTCTCCGCCGAGGGCGCCGCCCCCGGCTTCCTCGCCGACCGAGGAATGGACGACCATCAGATGGTCGACGAGTCCGTCCGGCTCGCGCAGGTCTCCGTCGCCGTCCAGATCGTACCGATCCTCTTGATCGTACGAAGCGAGATCGATCGACGGATCCGCCGCCGCGGCCAGGAGCGCTTCCTGCACCAACGCGCGAGGACGAATGTCGTTATCGTCCGGTCCCGGATAGTTCGCCCCGTAATACGAGGACGGCTGGCTCGCCATATACCAGCCGGCTACTTCGCCCTCCACCGTATAGCTGCCGCCGGATTGCGCTTCATAATATTGCTTCATGGAGGTCAAGCGCTCGCCGTTCGGGCCTGCATAGCCGTCCGCGCCGAACACCATATCCTCGTAGTGCGATTTTAAGTATTCGTCATAATACATATCCGTCTCCTCCGGCGCGATGGCGTTCGCCGGGAAGTCCGGGTATTCGATCAAGAGCACGAGCACGCGGTCGGTCACGCGTCCCCCGTTCCAAGCCTCCGCCTGCGCGGAAGGGACGACGTTCTTCTTGGCTTGCCCGAGCTTGTTCCCGCTCCCGCGAGTCAACCCGTTCGCGAGCAGCTTCTCCTCCATCGCGCGATCCCGCTTCGTCTGCCGCGACTGCAGTTCGCCGTCTTGCGCGGCGTCCGCGGCGGCCTGCGCCTTCGCGCGAAGGAAAGAGCTCACGGCCGCCTGCGCTTCGGCCGGCGTGGCGTTCGCCGCGATGCGGCCGTCCGCCTTCAGCATCGCGACGAGCCGGTCTTCGTTCGCGATCGCGAGATCGAACGCCCCGGCCCCGGCGGAACCGGAACCCGACAGCGTCGGCGAAGCGGAGGAACCGGCGGCGAATGCGCCCGGCAGCGCGCCGGCGCCGGCCGAACCGATTCCGAGTGACAGGGCGAGTGCAGCAGAAAGCAGCTTCTTACGTTTCATAAGTTCCCTCCCGAAGATTAGCTAGTAGCCAGGATTCAGAAATTCGGTTTTTCGGCACCAACTCCTCCATCGAAATTTGTCGAATATTCAAAATAATCCCAAAGTCCTGCAACAACCTCTCATCCCCCCTTATCCAGCTCCTCCCATAGTCTCAGGGGGTGCAGGCCCTAACGAACCGGGCGAACAAATTCTCTTTGACCAATTTTGACTTTTACGCCGGATTGGGGTAATATGTTTTTGGCAACACTAGTCTGGAATGGATGATCGGAGGATGAGACGCTTATGAACATGAATTTGGTCCCTATGGTCGTGGAGCAGACGAACCGCGGCGAACGTGCTTATGATATTTACTCCCGGTTGCTGAAAGACCGCATTATTTTCCTGGGAACGCCGGTGAACGACGTCGTGGCGAACAGCATTATCGCCCAACTGCTGTTCCTGGCTGCGGACGACCCGGAGAAGGACATCAGCCTCTACATCAACAGCCCGGGCGGTTCGATCACGTCGGGCATGGCGATTTTCGATACGATGCAATTCATTAAACCGGACGTCTCGACGATTTGCGTCGGCATGGCGGCGTCCATGGGCGCGTTCTTGCTCGCGGCCGGCGCCAAGGGCAAGCGTTACTCGCTCCCGAACGGCGAAGTAATGATCCATCAGCCCCTCGGCGGCGCCGAAGGGCAAGCGTCCGACATCGAGATCCGCGCGAAGCGCATTCTCAAGATGCGCGACAAGCTGAACGGCATCTTGTCCGAGCGTACGGGTCAACCGTTGGAACGGATC
The DNA window shown above is from Paenibacillus antri and carries:
- a CDS encoding immune inhibitor A domain-containing protein encodes the protein MKRKKLLSAALALSLGIGSAGAGALPGAFAAGSSASPTLSGSGSAGAGAFDLAIANEDRLVAMLKADGRIAANATPAEAQAAVSSFLRAKAQAAADAAQDGELQSRQTKRDRAMEEKLLANGLTRGSGNKLGQAKKNVVPSAQAEAWNGGRVTDRVLVLLIEYPDFPANAIAPEETDMYYDEYLKSHYEDMVFGADGYAGPNGERLTSMKQYYEAQSGGSYTVEGEVAGWYMASQPSSYYGANYPGPDDNDIRPRALVQEALLAAAADPSIDLASYDQEDRYDLDGDGDLREPDGLVDHLMVVHSSVGEEAGGGALGGDAVWSHRSNLGGVATLPGTTASVPYWGGLMGAYDYTIQPADGAAGVFAHEYGHDLGLPDEYDTIYSGQGEAVGYWSIMSSGSWAGAVPGTEPTGFSAWSKEFLQANLGGNWLSGSAIHIDDIPAGGVVATLDEAVTKGANDDVVRIDLPDKVVTVNTPYSGEYEYYSGRGDELDRSMTTTLDLTGATGAALTFKTWYQIEEQWDFGSVQVRAGGGAWESIPGNLTTTQDDYGQNPGHGITGHSNGWVEGWFDLSAYAGQSIELRFNYWTDVAVSEMGWYIDDIAVTIDGETVLSDGAEASTEPAFALDGFTVDTGTFTAAQYYLLEWRSHNGVDAGLAHILRGDSLMSYDPGLLIWYVDESYTDNWTGIHPGEGFLGLVDADQKVVKWSDGVPAASRFQLHDAAFGLEKGEKMDIDYTSIYGLTITDPNASHNPLFNDGADYANAGLPDAGRLLPQFGLKVGVIGEASDRSAAQVLIYK
- the clpP gene encoding ATP-dependent Clp endopeptidase proteolytic subunit ClpP; this translates as MNLVPMVVEQTNRGERAYDIYSRLLKDRIIFLGTPVNDVVANSIIAQLLFLAADDPEKDISLYINSPGGSITSGMAIFDTMQFIKPDVSTICVGMAASMGAFLLAAGAKGKRYSLPNGEVMIHQPLGGAEGQASDIEIRAKRILKMRDKLNGILSERTGQPLERIEKDTDRDYFMSAAEAKEYGLIDKVIEKIQ